From Rutidosis leptorrhynchoides isolate AG116_Rl617_1_P2 chromosome 3, CSIRO_AGI_Rlap_v1, whole genome shotgun sequence, a single genomic window includes:
- the LOC139901571 gene encoding uncharacterized protein, which translates to MNQISIIALIETHLDGERAASLCNQIQYNGHARVDARGHSGGIWLYWKKNEVNVDILFYHHQHVTIKVSQSLTEPWLLADDFNETTSLSERHGGNQEMQRRCDQFKNCIENTSIIDLGYSGAKFTWSRGRESLETRKTARLDRGLRDSLWRTRFSDAFVQHLPAISSDHSPLLIKTNGLVSPTRGTKPFRFLSHEEFENFVKEKWRNDTPIVPFLKTFAEDLQEWNKTVFGNIFRKKGHLWSRIAGVQKTLVERSNKYLLRLEYRLRCELDKVLAEEEELWFKNLDWKLSAMGTETLLIFIPQRLFGESDLYKAADEPPPSINLPKNCFPPNLASDYEKLMRPFTTQDIKAIISSMSPYKTPGPDGFQVIFFQHHWDTIQKSFCETALKILHGQNIPEGLNETFLILIPKVDRPKMVSELDI; encoded by the exons ATGAACCAAATTTCAATTATTGCCCTCATAGAAACCCATCTTGATGGTGAGAGAGCTGCAAGCCTGTGTAACCAGATTCAGTATAATGGTCATGCTCGGGTAGATGCAAGAGGACACAGTGGAGGGATATGGCTGTATTGGAAGAAAAACGAAGTAAATGTTGATATTCTTTTTTATCATCATCAACATGTAACAATTAAGGTGTCAC AGTCGCTGACAGAGCCTTGGCTGTTAGCCGATGATTTTAATGAAACTACGTCTCTTAGTGAACGACATGGGGGTAACCAAGAAATGCAAAGAAGGTGTGATCAATTTAAAAATTGCATTGAAAATACCTCTATTATTGATTTAGGTTACTCGGGTGCAAAATTTACTTGGTCTAGGGGTCGTGAAAGCTTAGAAACTCGAAAAACTGCTCGCCTTGATAGAGGGCTCCGCGACTCTTTATGGCGCACCAGATTCTCAGATGCTTTTGTCCAACACCTCCCGGCGATCAGCTCTGATCATTCACCTTTACTCATCAAAACAAATGGACTTGTATCTCCCACACGGGGAACCAAACCTTTCAGATTTTTATCTCATGAAGAGTTTGAGAATTTTGTTAAGGAGAAGTGGAGAAATGATACCCCTATAGTCCCATTTCTCAAAACGTTTGCTGAAGATCTTCAAGAATGGAATAAGACGGTCTTTGGGAATATTTTCAGGAAAAAAGGACATTTATGGTCTCGTATTGCTGGTGTTCAAAAAACACTGGTTGAAAGGAGTAATAAGTACCTTTTAAGGCTAGAATATCGTCTCCGATGTGAGCTTGACAAGGTTCTTGCAGAGGAAGAGGAGTTATGGTTCAAAAATCTAGATTGGAAGCTCTCCGCGATGGGGACCGAAACACTGCTTATTTTCATACCTCAACGATTATTCGGCGAAAG TGATTTATATAAAGCTGCAGATGAACCACCCCCTAGCATCAATCTTCCTAAAAATTGCTTCCCTCCAAATCTTGCTTCTGATTACGAGAAACTTATGAGACCTTTTACCACACAGGATATCAAAGCTATTATTTCTTCTATGAGCCCTTACAAAACTCCCGGGCCAGATGGATTTCAAGTTATATTTTTCCAACATCATTGGGATACTATTCAAAAGAGCTTTTGTGAGACAGCTCTGAAGATTCTTCACGGTCAAAATATTCCTGAGGGGCTTAATGAAACTTTCCTCATTCTTATCCCAAAAGTGGACCGCCCAAAGATGGTGTCTGAGTTAGACATATAA